A genomic window from Helicobacter pylori includes:
- the trmB gene encoding tRNA (guanosine(46)-N7)-methyltransferase TrmB: MPHFLAKLDSKPLEYPLINGDFCFHREFSSLKHPTKSCVYASFKNHIFLLQKIRRANDFLIKSEKATPLKREVLKQALRIYSQSFEVISHNLQENSKHASEKKALDLENFEDFIKENQAPILAEIGFGSGRHLIELAKNNPTKTCLGIEIYTPSIAQILKQIELWDLKNLHVLQGDGRLILESMPHHKCEKIFVHFPVPWNEKKHRRVLSERFLNEALRVLKPKGFLELRTDDALYFEDSLKLALKHFKSEIEIKKNAQIPVVSKYEARWNKLKKDIYDLRIYSLESNETPCNNHAFDFSFDTITLDQKSVGTILKTPKIIKEGYFVHVCNIYENQGDFLVELSMGDFDWPVRLFVLLAKNQVFYLNKSPLKTLNNYKAHLLLQNILKEFDEYHHCSE, from the coding sequence ATGCCCCATTTTTTAGCCAAGTTAGATTCCAAACCTTTAGAATACCCACTAATAAATGGGGATTTTTGTTTTCATAGGGAATTTTCAAGCTTAAAACACCCCACTAAAAGCTGTGTGTATGCAAGTTTTAAAAATCACATTTTTTTATTGCAAAAAATCAGGCGAGCCAATGATTTTTTAATCAAAAGCGAAAAAGCAACGCCTTTAAAAAGAGAGGTTTTAAAACAAGCTTTAAGGATTTATTCGCAATCTTTTGAAGTGATTTCGCATAATTTGCAAGAAAATTCTAAACATGCAAGCGAAAAAAAAGCCCTTGATTTAGAGAATTTTGAAGACTTTATCAAAGAAAATCAAGCCCCTATTTTAGCCGAAATTGGTTTTGGGAGCGGGCGGCATTTGATAGAATTAGCCAAAAACAACCCCACTAAAACATGTTTAGGGATAGAAATTTACACCCCCTCTATCGCGCAAATCTTAAAACAAATAGAGTTATGGGATTTAAAAAATTTGCATGTGTTGCAAGGCGATGGCCGTTTAATTTTAGAGAGCATGCCACACCATAAATGCGAGAAAATTTTTGTGCATTTCCCTGTGCCATGGAATGAGAAAAAACACCGCCGAGTGTTAAGCGAAAGGTTTTTAAATGAAGCTTTAAGGGTTTTAAAACCTAAAGGGTTTTTGGAATTACGCACCGATGATGCGCTTTATTTTGAAGACAGCCTAAAATTAGCCCTAAAACATTTTAAAAGCGAAATAGAAATCAAAAAAAACGCTCAAATCCCGGTTGTCAGCAAGTATGAAGCGCGTTGGAATAAACTCAAAAAAGATATTTATGATTTAAGAATTTATTCTTTAGAATCCAATGAAACCCCTTGCAATAACCATGCATTTGATTTTTCTTTTGATACAATAACGCTTGATCAAAAGAGCGTTGGAACGATTTTAAAAACCCCAAAAATCATTAAAGAAGGGTATTTTGTGCATGTTTGCAATATTTATGAGAATCAAGGGGATTTTTTAGTGGAATTGAGCATGGGGGATTTTGACTGGCCTGTGCGTTTGTTTGTTTTATTGGCAAAAAATCAAGTTTTTTACCTCAATAAAAGCCCCTTAAAAACTTTAAACAACTACAAAGCGCATCTTTTGCTTCAAAATATCCTAAAGGAATTTGATGAGTATCATCATTGCAGCGAATAA
- a CDS encoding ABC transporter ATP-binding protein, translated as MSIIIAANNLCLQYQQNEPVIKHANLRIKRKDFVFISGPSGSGKSTLLRSFYGDLKVFSGKLEVCNINMNNASKTTLLDLRKNIGVVFQDYKLIQDYTIEQNIKLPMVICGVKKEECHLQLEKLLGHIDLRHKANRYPKELSGGEQQRVAMARAMANCPELILADEPTGNLDDYSSDKIWSLLRGMNTQLNATIVVVTHKFPKNFSAYHRKFYIEDGEVYEYS; from the coding sequence ATGAGTATCATCATTGCAGCGAATAATTTATGCTTACAATACCAGCAAAACGAGCCGGTCATCAAACATGCTAATTTACGCATCAAACGGAAGGATTTTGTGTTCATTTCAGGGCCTAGCGGGAGCGGTAAAAGCACGCTTTTGCGCTCGTTCTATGGGGATTTAAAAGTTTTTAGCGGTAAATTAGAAGTTTGCAATATCAACATGAATAACGCTTCAAAAACGACGCTTTTAGATTTGCGTAAAAATATTGGCGTGGTTTTTCAAGACTATAAATTGATCCAAGATTACACGATTGAGCAAAACATCAAACTGCCGATGGTGATTTGTGGTGTTAAAAAAGAAGAATGCCACTTGCAGTTAGAAAAACTTTTAGGGCATATTGATTTGCGCCATAAGGCTAACCGCTACCCTAAAGAACTCAGCGGGGGCGAGCAGCAAAGAGTGGCGATGGCAAGGGCTATGGCAAACTGCCCTGAACTCATTTTAGCCGATGAGCCTACTGGGAATTTAGACGATTATTCTAGCGATAAAATCTGGAGCTTATTAAGGGGCATGAACACGCAATTAAACGCTACGATCGTGGTGGTTACGCACAAATTCCCTAAAAATTTTAGCGCTTATCACCGAAAATTTTATATAGAAGATGGGGAAGTTTATGAATACTCTTAA
- a CDS encoding FtsX-like permease family protein: MNTLKKHLAFIIPLVALLFSLECVLFINQAIVQKEKKLIEDYSVVLASTQKLSLELLRQNFSEIIALKEIDPNYSLEPLQKTLGLDGLKELKKNLPFFYSLQLSSFPTQERLESIKEKLLKIPGVQKVEVFAKTYMQVYDLLSFIKVAVYIFALVVFVLSVLLMFKQVRIWIYQYHERLEIMDLLGASVSFKNGFLYKIALMDSLIASFIAPMLMLYITSQKGFEKTMDTLGIIGGTFILNHFLWGLLFSLVVSFVSVLLVAWRSRHA; encoded by the coding sequence ATGAATACTCTTAAAAAACATTTAGCCTTTATCATTCCCCTTGTGGCGTTGTTGTTTAGCTTGGAGTGCGTGTTATTTATCAATCAAGCGATCGTGCAAAAAGAAAAAAAATTGATTGAAGATTATTCGGTCGTGTTAGCCAGCACGCAAAAATTAAGCTTGGAATTGTTGCGTCAAAATTTTAGCGAAATTATAGCGCTAAAAGAAATCGATCCTAATTATTCCTTAGAACCTCTCCAAAAAACTCTAGGCTTAGACGGGCTTAAGGAATTAAAAAAAAATTTACCCTTTTTTTATTCTTTGCAACTTTCTAGTTTCCCCACTCAAGAGCGTTTAGAAAGCATTAAAGAAAAATTGCTCAAAATCCCTGGCGTTCAAAAAGTTGAAGTCTTTGCTAAAACTTACATGCAAGTGTATGATCTCTTAAGTTTTATTAAAGTGGCTGTCTATATTTTTGCGTTGGTGGTTTTTGTCTTGTCGGTTTTATTGATGTTTAAGCAAGTCCGCATTTGGATCTACCAATACCATGAGAGGTTGGAGATTATGGATTTATTGGGGGCTTCGGTGTCTTTTAAAAATGGGTTTTTGTATAAAATCGCTTTAATGGATTCTTTAATCGCTAGTTTCATAGCCCCCATGCTCATGCTCTATATCACTTCACAAAAAGGTTTTGAAAAAACGATGGATACTTTGGGTATTATAGGAGGCACTTTTATTTTAAACCATTTTTTATGGGGACTGCTTTTTAGCCTTGTGGTCTCATTTGTTTCTGTTTTACTTGTAGCTTGGAGAAGTAGACATGCATAA
- a CDS encoding murein hydrolase activator EnvC family protein, translating to MHKLGVFLLATLLLANTQKVSDIAKDIQHKETLLKKTHEEKNQLNSRLSSLGEAIRSKELQKVEMERQMTALKKSLEKNRNESLAQEKVLTNYRKSLDNLQKQRSFLQKRVFDALLQDFLFSQALKGQNLASSNDVILQVAFENLHQNTLSKMSQLSQEEKELNAQALKVKSSIQKISSVIDEQKTREVTLKSLQTEQNKLILSMQKDYAIYNQRLALLEKERQNLNALLKRLNIIKQTRENEEKVSLKKSSQALEVKQVASSYQNINTTSYNGPKTIAPLNDYEVVQKFGPYIDPVYNLKIFSESITLVSKTPNALVRNVLDGKIVFAKEINMLKKVVIIEHKNGIRTIYSQLDKIAPTIKSGMRIQKGYVLGRIEQRLGFEVTMREKHINPLELIARN from the coding sequence ATGCATAAATTAGGGGTGTTTTTGTTAGCCACCCTACTATTAGCTAACACGCAAAAAGTGAGCGATATTGCTAAAGATATTCAACATAAAGAAACCCTTTTAAAAAAAACCCATGAAGAAAAAAACCAATTAAACAGCCGTTTGAGTTCTTTGGGTGAAGCGATCCGCTCTAAAGAACTTCAAAAAGTGGAGATGGAGCGCCAAATGACGGCTTTAAAAAAGAGTCTTGAAAAAAATCGTAACGAAAGTTTGGCGCAAGAAAAAGTCCTAACCAACTACCGCAAGTCTTTGGATAATTTGCAAAAACAACGATCGTTTTTGCAAAAAAGGGTCTTTGATGCACTTTTGCAAGATTTTCTTTTTTCGCAAGCCTTAAAGGGGCAAAATTTAGCCTCTTCTAACGATGTTATTTTGCAAGTGGCGTTTGAAAACTTGCACCAAAACACCCTATCCAAAATGTCGCAATTGAGCCAAGAAGAAAAAGAACTCAACGCGCAAGCCTTAAAAGTCAAAAGCAGTATCCAAAAAATCTCATCTGTCATAGATGAGCAAAAAACTCGTGAAGTAACCTTAAAATCCTTACAAACCGAACAAAACAAGCTCATTTTGAGCATGCAAAAAGATTATGCGATCTATAACCAACGACTAGCGCTTTTAGAAAAAGAGCGCCAGAATTTAAACGCCCTATTGAAACGCTTGAATATCATCAAACAAACCAGAGAAAATGAAGAGAAAGTCAGTTTGAAAAAATCTTCTCAAGCCTTAGAAGTCAAGCAAGTGGCGAGCTCTTATCAAAATATCAACACCACGAGCTATAACGGGCCAAAAACGATCGCTCCTTTGAACGATTATGAAGTGGTGCAAAAATTTGGCCCTTATATTGACCCGGTGTATAATTTAAAAATCTTTAGCGAATCCATCACGCTCGTGTCAAAAACCCCAAATGCTTTGGTGCGTAATGTGCTAGACGGGAAAATCGTGTTCGCTAAAGAAATCAACATGCTTAAAAAAGTCGTGATCATTGAGCATAAAAACGGCATCCGCACGATTTATTCCCAACTAGATAAAATCGCCCCTACCATTAAAAGCGGCATGCGGATCCAAAAAGGCTATGTTTTAGGGCGCATTGAGCAACGATTAGGCTTTGAAGTTACCATGAGAGAAAAACACATTAACCCTTTGGAACTCATCGCGCGCAATTAA
- a CDS encoding FlaG family protein translates to MVNEVQGSGLGISTSHISVQTTPTKEINRTNTINAIENTIDESKTTIDPEQYKPKLELLSERLNEEMKRIGTDINFSYNDTIKGLVVSVKDANGDKVLREIPSKEAVDLMQRMRDVIGIIFDKKG, encoded by the coding sequence ATGGTCAATGAAGTTCAAGGGAGTGGGCTTGGGATTTCTACATCTCATATAAGCGTTCAAACAACCCCTACAAAAGAGATTAATCGCACTAATACTATAAACGCTATAGAAAACACTATAGATGAATCTAAAACAACCATTGATCCTGAGCAATACAAACCCAAGCTAGAATTATTGAGCGAGCGTTTGAATGAAGAAATGAAGCGTATTGGCACGGATATTAATTTTAGTTATAACGACACGATCAAAGGGTTAGTGGTTTCTGTCAAAGACGCTAATGGGGATAAGGTGTTAAGAGAAATTCCCTCTAAAGAAGCCGTGGATCTTATGCAAAGAATGCGCGATGTGATAGGCATTATCTTTGATAAAAAAGGCTAA
- the fliD gene encoding flagellar filament capping protein FliD: MAIGSLSSLGLGSKVLNYDVIDKLKDADEKALIAPLDKKMEQNVEKQKALVEIKTLLSSLKGPIKTLSDYSTYISRKSNVTGDALSASVGAGVPIQDIKVDVQNLAQGDINELGAKFSSRDDIFSQVDTTLKFYTQNKDYAIDIKSGMTLGDVAQSITDATNGEVMGIVMKTGGNDPYQLMVNTKNTGEDNRIYFGSHLQSTLANKNALSLGVDESGKSEVSLNLKGADGSMHEVPITLELPESSSIKQKNTAIQKAIEQALENDPNFKDLIANGDISVDVIHGGDSLIINDRRGEKIEVKGNKAKELGFLQTTTQESDLLKSSRTIKEGKLEGVVSLNSQKLDLSALTKESNTSEQNTDAIIQAINAKEGLSAFKNAEGKLVINSKTGMLAIKGEDALGKASLKDLGLNAGMVQSYEASQDTLFRAKNLQKASDSQFTYNGVSITRPTNEVNDVISGVNITLEQTTEPNKPAIISVSRDNQAIIDSLTEFVKAYNELIPKLDEDTRYDADTKIAGIFNGVGDIRTIRSSLNNVFSYSVHTDNGVESLMKYGLSLDDKGVMSLDEAKLSSALNSNPKAAQDFFYGSDSKDMGGREIHQEGIFSKFNQVVANLIDGGNAKLKIYEDSLDRDAKSLTKDKENAQELLKTRYNIMAERFAAYDSQISKANQKFNSVQMMIDQAAAKKN, encoded by the coding sequence ATGGCAATAGGTTCATTAAGCTCATTAGGGCTTGGCAGTAAGGTTTTGAATTACGATGTGATTGACAAACTTAAGGACGCTGATGAAAAGGCATTGATCGCACCCTTAGACAAAAAAATGGAGCAAAATGTTGAAAAACAAAAAGCCCTTGTAGAAATCAAAACGCTCCTTTCATCTCTAAAAGGTCCTATTAAAACGCTCTCTGATTATTCCACTTATATCAGTCGAAAAAGCAATGTTACAGGCGATGCATTGAGCGCGAGTGTGGGGGCTGGCGTGCCTATCCAAGACATTAAAGTGGATGTGCAAAATTTAGCACAAGGCGATATTAATGAATTAGGGGCGAAATTCTCTTCAAGAGACGATATTTTTAGCCAAGTGGATACCACGCTCAAGTTTTACACGCAAAACAAGGATTACGCTATTGATATTAAATCCGGAATGACTCTAGGCGATGTGGCTCAAAGCATCACAGACGCTACCAATGGCGAAGTGATGGGCATTGTGATGAAAACAGGGGGGAATGACCCCTACCAATTGATGGTGAATACCAAAAACACCGGCGAAGACAACCGCATTTATTTTGGCTCACACCTCCAATCCACGCTCGCTAACAAAAACGCCCTTTCTTTAGGGGTTGATGAAAGCGGTAAAAGCGAAGTGAGTTTGAATTTAAAGGGGGCTGATGGGAGCATGCATGAAGTCCCCATTACACTAGAGCTCCCTGAAAGCTCTTCTATCAAACAAAAAAACACCGCAATCCAAAAAGCGATAGAGCAGGCTTTAGAAAATGACCCTAATTTTAAAGATTTAATCGCTAATGGGGATATTTCTGTAGATGTGATTCATGGGGGGGATTCTTTAATCATTAATGACAGGCGTGGGGAAAAAATTGAAGTTAAAGGGAATAAGGCTAAAGAGCTAGGGTTTTTACAAACTACCACGCAAGAAAGCGATTTGCTAAAAAGCTCTCGCACCATCAAAGAGGGTAAATTAGAAGGGGTGGTTAGCTTGAATAGCCAAAAACTGGATTTAAGCGCCTTAACCAAAGAAAGCAACACCAGCGAGCAGAACACAGACGCTATCATCCAAGCGATCAACGCTAAAGAAGGCTTGAGTGCGTTTAAGAATGCAGAAGGCAAGCTTGTGATCAATTCTAAAACCGGAATGCTCGCTATCAAGGGGGAAGACGCTTTAGGCAAGGCCAGTTTGAAGGATTTAGGCTTGAATGCTGGCATGGTGCAATCTTATGAAGCTTCACAAGACACGCTTTTTAGGGCTAAGAATTTGCAAAAAGCGAGCGATTCACAATTCACTTATAATGGGGTGAGCATCACACGCCCCACTAATGAGGTCAATGATGTGATCAGCGGGGTTAATATCACTTTAGAGCAAACCACAGAGCCGAATAAACCCGCCATTATCAGCGTGAGCAGGGACAATCAAGCCATTATAGACAGCTTGACTGAGTTTGTGAAAGCCTATAATGAGCTTATCCCTAAACTAGACGAAGACACGCGCTATGATGCAGACACTAAGATTGCTGGGATCTTTAACGGCGTGGGCGATATTCGCACGATTCGCTCTTCTCTTAATAATGTGTTTTCTTATAGCGTGCATACCGATAACGGGGTAGAAAGCTTGATGAAATATGGGCTTAGTTTAGACGATAAGGGCGTGATGAGTTTAGATGAAGCTAAATTGAGTAGCGCGTTAAATTCTAACCCTAAAGCGGCTCAAGATTTTTTCTATGGGAGCGATAGCAAGGATATGGGGGGTAGAGAAATCCACCAAGAGGGCATTTTTTCTAAATTCAATCAAGTGGTTGCTAATCTTATAGACGGAGGGAACGCTAAATTAAAGATTTATGAAGATTCTCTAGACAGAGACGCTAAAAGCTTGACCAAAGACAAAGAAAACGCTCAAGAGCTTTTAAAAACCCGTTACAACATCATGGCGGAGCGTTTTGCGGCTTATGATAGTCAAATTTCTAAAGCGAATCAAAAATTCAATTCCGTGCAAATGATGATCGATCAAGCGGCGGCCAAAAAGAATTAA
- the fliS gene encoding flagellar export chaperone FliS, with translation MQYANAYQAYQHNRVSVESPAKLIEMLYEGILRFSSQAKRCIENEDIEKKIYYINRVTDIFTELLNILDYEKGGEVAVYLTGLYTHQIKVLTQANVENDASKIDLVLNVARGLLEAWREIHSDELT, from the coding sequence ATGCAATACGCTAACGCTTATCAAGCTTACCAGCACAATAGAGTGAGTGTGGAGTCCCCAGCAAAACTCATTGAAATGCTTTATGAAGGGATTTTAAGATTTTCTTCGCAAGCCAAACGCTGTATTGAGAATGAAGACATTGAAAAGAAGATCTATTATATTAATAGAGTTACGGATATTTTCACGGAGTTGTTGAATATTTTAGATTACGAAAAAGGGGGGGAGGTGGCGGTGTATCTTACAGGCTTATACACCCATCAAATCAAAGTTTTAACGCAAGCCAATGTGGAAAATGATGCGAGTAAGATTGATTTAGTTTTGAATGTGGCTAGGGGGTTGTTAG